Proteins encoded within one genomic window of Nitrospira sp.:
- a CDS encoding PilN domain-containing protein — protein sequence MAITSSVVARFFEPLKLRLLHCGAEGQFQINLSRRYRPAVVPLRWLLICSCVLLVIGICWDLGHVILTHQESLTIQAELDRVRQQDLDFMAEARREGIDLSAEALRRLPSEVELANQLLEKRTFSWTKFLTELEQTIPPRLALSSVRLDQAGTAVQLTGTAAALEDITAFTVGLQNHAIFKDPILAQHHVGQNGLVEFDVTVQYRREGT from the coding sequence ATGGCAATTACGAGTTCCGTCGTCGCGAGGTTTTTCGAACCGCTCAAGTTAAGGCTATTGCACTGCGGCGCCGAGGGTCAGTTCCAGATAAACCTGAGCCGCCGTTATCGGCCAGCGGTCGTTCCGCTTCGATGGCTCCTGATCTGCAGCTGCGTCCTGCTTGTGATCGGGATCTGTTGGGACCTTGGGCATGTGATCCTCACGCATCAAGAATCGTTAACCATCCAGGCAGAACTGGATCGAGTGCGGCAACAGGACCTCGACTTCATGGCAGAGGCCCGGCGTGAAGGTATTGATCTGTCTGCAGAGGCGTTAAGGAGACTGCCTTCTGAAGTCGAGTTGGCGAACCAGCTGCTTGAAAAAAGAACGTTTTCGTGGACCAAGTTTCTGACTGAATTAGAGCAAACGATCCCGCCACGCCTTGCGCTCAGCAGCGTTCGTCTTGATCAAGCAGGCACGGCGGTTCAACTCACGGGAACTGCTGCGGCTCTCGAGGATATCACTGCCTTTACTGTCGGACTTCAAAATCACGCGATATTTAAAGACCCGATCTTGGCGCAGCATCATGTCGGGCAGAACGGGTTGGTGGAGTTCGATGTCACGGTACAATACCGGCGCGAAGGAACTTGA